The Acidobacteriota bacterium genome includes a window with the following:
- a CDS encoding NADPH:quinone reductase: MKAIVVTDQASGTAGVKLVERPEPQPAINDVVVQIHASAFTGDELTWPSTWTDRVGRDRTPSVPGHELAGVVTALGYGTTGLSIGQRVFGLTDWYRDGTLAEYVAVEARNLTPLPGDVDFTVGAALVMPGLTAWQGLFEHGRLRAGQSVLVHGAAGVVGSMATQLAREAGAYVIGSGRAASRQTALDFGAQEFVDLDNDALEEVGEVDLVFDVIGGDIGKRSADLIRAGGTLVTITGPIEARPSGGLTIDFVVVPDRVQLSELVQRLRHGRLRTNIGNVAALDDAVAAFNPTERIKGKTIIRVRP, encoded by the coding sequence ATGAAGGCGATAGTGGTGACGGATCAGGCTTCGGGAACGGCCGGGGTGAAGCTGGTGGAGCGGCCCGAGCCGCAGCCGGCGATAAACGACGTCGTTGTTCAGATTCATGCGTCGGCATTCACCGGTGATGAGCTGACGTGGCCCTCGACCTGGACCGATCGCGTCGGCCGTGACCGGACACCATCAGTCCCCGGACACGAACTGGCCGGAGTGGTCACCGCCCTTGGCTATGGCACGACTGGGCTTTCGATTGGACAGCGGGTGTTCGGCCTCACGGACTGGTATCGCGACGGCACGCTGGCGGAGTATGTGGCCGTCGAGGCACGCAACCTCACACCGCTGCCGGGCGATGTTGACTTCACGGTGGGCGCGGCCCTCGTGATGCCGGGCCTGACCGCGTGGCAGGGGCTGTTCGAGCACGGCCGTCTTCGTGCCGGGCAGAGCGTCCTCGTGCACGGTGCGGCCGGCGTAGTCGGTTCGATGGCGACCCAGCTCGCACGTGAGGCCGGCGCGTATGTCATCGGCAGCGGGCGCGCTGCCAGCCGTCAGACGGCTCTCGACTTCGGCGCACAGGAGTTCGTCGACCTCGATAACGACGCCCTGGAAGAAGTTGGCGAGGTCGATCTGGTTTTCGATGTCATCGGCGGCGACATCGGGAAGCGGTCTGCGGACCTGATTCGCGCCGGAGGAACGCTGGTGACCATCACTGGCCCGATCGAGGCGCGGCCCTCTGGCGGCCTGACTATCGACTTCGTCGTCGTACCCGATCGCGTCCAATTGAGTGAGCTCGTCCAGCGGCTCCGGCATGGTCGGCTGCGGACAAACATCGGCAACGTGGCTGCCC